A region of Mustela lutreola isolate mMusLut2 chromosome 17, mMusLut2.pri, whole genome shotgun sequence DNA encodes the following proteins:
- the ZG16B gene encoding zymogen granule protein 16 homolog B — protein sequence MLLGLTLGLLWSATCWAEQMYGAGGGTYFSTSSDCEITGVRVAVDLIGLVKSIQVRCGNSWGPVFGASGGTTQEFLLQPGEHIDTISGSHRVFIRFLLISTDWGRYAMFGRESGNTFLAGGNGKVLTGICGQHKILGLSGLCFRWDYPPEEEEEETTASPPTSTKCK from the exons ATGCTGCTGGGGCTGACTCTCGGCCTCCTGTGGAGCGCCACCTGCTGGGCAGAGC AGATGTATGGGGCCGGAGGAGGCACATATTTCAGCACCTCCAGTGACTGTGAAATCACCGGAGTCCGGGTGGCCGTGGATCTCATTGGCCTGGTGAAGAG CATCCAGGTGCGATGTGGCAACTCCTGGGGCCCGGTGTTTGGCGCCTCGGGTGGGACGACCCAGGAGTTCCTACTGCAGCCGGGAGAACACATCGATACCATCTCCGGCTCCCACAGGGTGTTTATCCGGTTCCTGTTAATATCCACAGACTGGGGGCGCTATGCCATGTTTGGGCGGGAAAGTGGCAACACCTTCTTGGCCGGTGGGAATGGGAAGGTGCTCACAGGAATCTGTGGTCAGCATAAGATTTTAGGCCTTTCGGGCCTCTGCTTTCGCTGGGACTACCCtcccgaggaggaggaggaagagaccaCTGCATCACCCCCTACCTCGACTAAATGCAAGTAG
- the LOC131820040 gene encoding uncharacterized protein LOC131820040 has translation MGGRHCSTGFWLACFLAPFLRSSFSSIGSCCFDDPGVVTRPQYLPWGWFYQKTNRAPASCSSGNQPGEGAVTQVSAASKSQPSLCDPVPSLPATCPAPSPAFSLPHLLLCLLLPLSSKLSQHPSPLLLPLLLLLILPLSVSCSSCSPWSPVTEDPPQKPLREGTGRGIARTLQWGWVLSELGSGPPGSTQRTLLEKLDGGLGGQAGRQVGPHHNTICIDPSLLRAGASRRWKPSPPSASREALLLLGWSWARNNPQIWTTRWGGLAVWAPWTPAASGYHRVPGPAGGLLRRSPRGPGGQLSPPATASHTEQPFPELP, from the exons ATGGGAGGCCGCCATT GCAGCACGGGGTTCTGGCTGGCTTGCTTTTTGGCCCCCTTCCTAAGGAGCAGCTTCTCAAGCATTGGTTCGTGTTGTTTTGATGACCCTGGTGTTGTTACCAGACCACAGTACCTGCCTTGGGGTTGGttttatcaaaaaacaaacagggCCCCGGCCTCCTGCTCATCTGGGAACCAGCCTGGGGAGGGAGCAGTAACTCAGGTCAGCGCTGCATCCAAATCCCAGCCCTCCCTTTGTGATCCAGTCCCCTCATTACCTGCCACttgccctgccccctctcctgccTTCAGCCTGCCCCACCTCTTGCtatgcctcctcctccctctgtcctccaaGCTCTCCCAGCACCCCTCGCCCCTTCTTCTGCCCCTGCTGCTTCTCCTCATTCTTCCCCTCTCCGTCTCCTGTTCCTCATGTTCTCCCTGGTCCCCAGTAACAGAGGATCCCCCACAGAAGCCCCTGAGGGAGGGAACGGGTAGGGGTATTGCCAGGACACTCCAGTGGGGGTGGGTTCTCTCTGAGTTGGGCTCTGGGCCTCCAGGGAGCACCCAGCGCACCCTCCTGGAGAAGCTGGATGGCGGGCTGGGAGGGCAGGCTGGGCGCCAAGTGGGTCCCCACCACAACACCATATGCATTGACCCCTCTTTGCTCAGGGCTGGGGCATCCAGGAGGTGGAAACCGAGTCCACCCAGTGCCAGCAGAGAAGCCCTTTTGCTCCTGGGTTGGAGCTGGGCTAGGAACAACCCCCAAATCTGGACCACTCGGTGGGGAGGACTGGCTGTTTGGGCTCCATGGACCCCAGCTGCCTCTGGGTACCACAGAGTCCCTGGGCCTGCCGGTGGTCTCCTCAGGAGAAGTCCCCGGGGCCCAGGGGGGCAGCTGTCTCCACCTGCCACAGCCTCCCACACAGAACAGCCCTTCCCAGAGCTCCCATGA